In Anticarsia gemmatalis isolate Benzon Research Colony breed Stoneville strain chromosome 4, ilAntGemm2 primary, whole genome shotgun sequence, one DNA window encodes the following:
- the Rbfox1 gene encoding RNA-binding Fox protein 1 isoform X3 has product MYYPVSNGNVIDTGTPTLLHMVGTGMATPFPAAAAAAAAAAQFAANGDALAGVKAEAAGPTAPPQPPLVKSEGPPPPAPLPPANFSPQPPSQTHTQNSIENQNNTSQSEGESNEESTPVSVAAAVVAQQAAAVVAQQAAAAHAAAAAVSAAVAAQPAQDKTLVPVSQASQPKRLHVSNIPFRFRDPDLRNMFGQYGTILDVEIIFNERGSKGFGFVTFANSGDAERARERLHGTVVEGRKIEVNNATARVQTKKPPTVPNVCVQWPEGLRVSGVTWPWLGAAPTAAAAPPLVLAPRAAQRRSVYYDPFLAAAATADNNYRLQAAKPAAEAAAAAAAAAAPLLKSPLTTAQHAAAAAAAANYGAAARAAAAAAVSAAPAPTALTPLAATYGREYADPYLGHGIGPVTGYGTAVYRSGYNRFAPY; this is encoded by the exons gtGAGTAACGGCAATGTCATCGATACGGGAACGCCAACCCTACTG CACATGGTGGGGACGGGTATGGCGACCCCGTTccctgcggcggcggcggctgcgGCGGCTGCAGCGCAGTTCGCCGCCAACGGTGACGCCCTAGCCGGTGTGAAGGCAGAGGCAGCGGGCCCCACCGCGCCGCCACAGCCTCCACTCGTCAAAAGTGAAGGACCGCCACCACCGGCACCACTACCGCCAGCCAACTTCTCACCACAGCCACcgtcacagacacacacacaaaattcaatagaaaatcaaaataatacctCA CAAAGCGAAGGAGAATCAAATGAGGAGAGCACTCCTGTGAGCGTGGCGGCAGCGGTAGTGGCACAGCAAGCGGCAGCAGTGGTGGCGCAGCAAGCGGCGGCGGCTCATGCGGCCGCCGCGGCTGTCAGCGCCGCCGTCGCCGCCCAGCCTGCGCAAGACAAGACCCTCGTGCCCGTCTCACAAGCCTCGCAACCGAAACGGTTACACGTTTCCAACATACCCTTCAGATTTAGAGATCCCGATCTAAGAAATATGTTCGGG CAATATGGCACGATACTTGATGTAGAAATAATCTTCAATGAACGTGGCTCCAAG GGATTCGGTTTTGTAACATTCGCAAATAGTGGTGATGCGGAGCGAGCACGAGAGCGTCTTCACGGCACCGTGGTTGAGGGCAGAAAGATAGAG GTTAATAATGCAACAGCGAGAGTGCAGACAAAGAAACCTCCGACAGTACCTAATG TGTGTGTCCAGTGGCCCGAAG GGCTGCGGGTGTCGGGCGTGACGTGGCCGTGGCTGGGCGCCGCGCCGACCGCCGCGGCCGCGCCGCCGCTGGTGCtggcgccgcgcgccgcgcagCGTCGCAG TGTATATTACGACCCGTTCTTAGCAGCCGCCGCCACGGCCGACAACAACTACAGACTCCAG GCCGCGAAGCCGGCAGCCGAG GCCGCGGCGGCAGCGGCAGCGGCAGCAGCGCCCCTGCTGAAGTCCCCGCTCACCACGGCGCAGcacgcggcggcggcggccgcggcCGCTAACTACGGCGCCGcggcccgcgccgccgccgccgccgccgtcagcgccgcgcccgcgcccacCGCGCTCACGCCCCTCGCTGCCAC GTACGGCAGAGAATACGCAGATCCTTATTTGGGGCACGGTATAGGACCAGTGACAGGCTACGGA ACTGCTGTGTATAGAAGCGGATACAACAGATTCGCGCCGTACTAA
- the Rbfox1 gene encoding RNA-binding Fox protein 1 isoform X4 produces MYYPHMVGTGMATPFPAAAAAAAAAAQFAANGDALAGVKAEAAGPTAPPQPPLVKSEGPPPPAPLPPANFSPQPPSQTHTQNSIENQNNTSQSEGESNEESTPVSVAAAVVAQQAAAVVAQQAAAAHAAAAAVSAAVAAQPAQDKTLVPVSQASQPKRLHVSNIPFRFRDPDLRNMFGQYGTILDVEIIFNERGSKGFGFVTFANSGDAERARERLHGTVVEGRKIEVNNATARVQTKKPPTVPNVCVQWPEAALRARSPRPPPPPHAPHAPHAAPHTLPHAVLPRAAAYASPLHAYAPVYYDPFLAAAATADNNYRLQAAKPAAEAAAAAAAAAAPLLKSPLTTAQHAAAAAAAANYGAAARAAAAAAVSAAPAPTALTPLAATYGREYADPYLGHGIGPVTGYGTAVYRSGYNRFAPY; encoded by the exons CACATGGTGGGGACGGGTATGGCGACCCCGTTccctgcggcggcggcggctgcgGCGGCTGCAGCGCAGTTCGCCGCCAACGGTGACGCCCTAGCCGGTGTGAAGGCAGAGGCAGCGGGCCCCACCGCGCCGCCACAGCCTCCACTCGTCAAAAGTGAAGGACCGCCACCACCGGCACCACTACCGCCAGCCAACTTCTCACCACAGCCACcgtcacagacacacacacaaaattcaatagaaaatcaaaataatacctCA CAAAGCGAAGGAGAATCAAATGAGGAGAGCACTCCTGTGAGCGTGGCGGCAGCGGTAGTGGCACAGCAAGCGGCAGCAGTGGTGGCGCAGCAAGCGGCGGCGGCTCATGCGGCCGCCGCGGCTGTCAGCGCCGCCGTCGCCGCCCAGCCTGCGCAAGACAAGACCCTCGTGCCCGTCTCACAAGCCTCGCAACCGAAACGGTTACACGTTTCCAACATACCCTTCAGATTTAGAGATCCCGATCTAAGAAATATGTTCGGG CAATATGGCACGATACTTGATGTAGAAATAATCTTCAATGAACGTGGCTCCAAG GGATTCGGTTTTGTAACATTCGCAAATAGTGGTGATGCGGAGCGAGCACGAGAGCGTCTTCACGGCACCGTGGTTGAGGGCAGAAAGATAGAG GTTAATAATGCAACAGCGAGAGTGCAGACAAAGAAACCTCCGACAGTACCTAATG TGTGTGTCCAGTGGCCCGAAG CCGCCCTGCGCGCCCgctcgccgcgcccgccgccgcccccgCACGCCCCGCACGCCCCGCACGCCGCGCCCCACACCCTCCCGCACGCCGTCCTGCCCCGCGCCGCCGCCTACGCGTCGCCGTTGCACGCGTACGCCCC TGTATATTACGACCCGTTCTTAGCAGCCGCCGCCACGGCCGACAACAACTACAGACTCCAG GCCGCGAAGCCGGCAGCCGAG GCCGCGGCGGCAGCGGCAGCGGCAGCAGCGCCCCTGCTGAAGTCCCCGCTCACCACGGCGCAGcacgcggcggcggcggccgcggcCGCTAACTACGGCGCCGcggcccgcgccgccgccgccgccgccgtcagcgccgcgcccgcgcccacCGCGCTCACGCCCCTCGCTGCCAC GTACGGCAGAGAATACGCAGATCCTTATTTGGGGCACGGTATAGGACCAGTGACAGGCTACGGA ACTGCTGTGTATAGAAGCGGATACAACAGATTCGCGCCGTACTAA
- the Rbfox1 gene encoding RNA-binding Fox protein 1 isoform X1 has protein sequence MYYPVSNGNVIDTGTPTLLHMVGTGMATPFPAAAAAAAAAAQFAANGDALAGVKAEAAGPTAPPQPPLVKSEGPPPPAPLPPANFSPQPPSQTHTQNSIENQNNTSQSEGESNEESTPVSVAAAVVAQQAAAVVAQQAAAAHAAAAAVSAAVAAQPAQDKTLVPVSQASQPKRLHVSNIPFRFRDPDLRNMFGQYGTILDVEIIFNERGSKGFGFVTFANSGDAERARERLHGTVVEGRKIEVNNATARVQTKKPPTVPNVCVQWPEAALRARSPRPPPPPHAPHAPHAAPHTLPHAVLPRAAAYASPLHAYAPVYYDPFLAAAATADNNYRLQAAKPAAEAAAAAAAAAAPLLKSPLTTAQHAAAAAAAANYGAAARAAAAAAVSAAPAPTALTPLAATYGREYADPYLGHGIGPVTGYGTAVYRSGYNRFAPY, from the exons gtGAGTAACGGCAATGTCATCGATACGGGAACGCCAACCCTACTG CACATGGTGGGGACGGGTATGGCGACCCCGTTccctgcggcggcggcggctgcgGCGGCTGCAGCGCAGTTCGCCGCCAACGGTGACGCCCTAGCCGGTGTGAAGGCAGAGGCAGCGGGCCCCACCGCGCCGCCACAGCCTCCACTCGTCAAAAGTGAAGGACCGCCACCACCGGCACCACTACCGCCAGCCAACTTCTCACCACAGCCACcgtcacagacacacacacaaaattcaatagaaaatcaaaataatacctCA CAAAGCGAAGGAGAATCAAATGAGGAGAGCACTCCTGTGAGCGTGGCGGCAGCGGTAGTGGCACAGCAAGCGGCAGCAGTGGTGGCGCAGCAAGCGGCGGCGGCTCATGCGGCCGCCGCGGCTGTCAGCGCCGCCGTCGCCGCCCAGCCTGCGCAAGACAAGACCCTCGTGCCCGTCTCACAAGCCTCGCAACCGAAACGGTTACACGTTTCCAACATACCCTTCAGATTTAGAGATCCCGATCTAAGAAATATGTTCGGG CAATATGGCACGATACTTGATGTAGAAATAATCTTCAATGAACGTGGCTCCAAG GGATTCGGTTTTGTAACATTCGCAAATAGTGGTGATGCGGAGCGAGCACGAGAGCGTCTTCACGGCACCGTGGTTGAGGGCAGAAAGATAGAG GTTAATAATGCAACAGCGAGAGTGCAGACAAAGAAACCTCCGACAGTACCTAATG TGTGTGTCCAGTGGCCCGAAG CCGCCCTGCGCGCCCgctcgccgcgcccgccgccgcccccgCACGCCCCGCACGCCCCGCACGCCGCGCCCCACACCCTCCCGCACGCCGTCCTGCCCCGCGCCGCCGCCTACGCGTCGCCGTTGCACGCGTACGCCCC TGTATATTACGACCCGTTCTTAGCAGCCGCCGCCACGGCCGACAACAACTACAGACTCCAG GCCGCGAAGCCGGCAGCCGAG GCCGCGGCGGCAGCGGCAGCGGCAGCAGCGCCCCTGCTGAAGTCCCCGCTCACCACGGCGCAGcacgcggcggcggcggccgcggcCGCTAACTACGGCGCCGcggcccgcgccgccgccgccgccgccgtcagcgccgcgcccgcgcccacCGCGCTCACGCCCCTCGCTGCCAC GTACGGCAGAGAATACGCAGATCCTTATTTGGGGCACGGTATAGGACCAGTGACAGGCTACGGA ACTGCTGTGTATAGAAGCGGATACAACAGATTCGCGCCGTACTAA
- the Rbfox1 gene encoding RNA-binding Fox protein 1 isoform X2: protein MYYPVSNGNVIDTGTPTLLHMVGTGMATPFPAAAAAAAAAAQFAANGDALAGVKAEAAGPTAPPQPPLVKSEGPPPPAPLPPANFSPQPPSQTHTQNSIENQNNTSQSEGESNEESTPVSVAAAVVAQQAAAVVAQQAAAAHAAAAAVSAAVAAQPAQDKTLVPVSQASQPKRLHVSNIPFRFRDPDLRNMFGQYGTILDVEIIFNERGSKGFGFVTFANSGDAERARERLHGTVVEGRKIEVNNATARVQTKKPPTVPNVCVQWPEAALRARSPRPPPPPHAPHAPHAAPHTLPHAVLPRAAAYASPLHAYAPVYYDPFLAAAATADNNYRLQAAAAAAAAAAPLLKSPLTTAQHAAAAAAAANYGAAARAAAAAAVSAAPAPTALTPLAATYGREYADPYLGHGIGPVTGYGTAVYRSGYNRFAPY, encoded by the exons gtGAGTAACGGCAATGTCATCGATACGGGAACGCCAACCCTACTG CACATGGTGGGGACGGGTATGGCGACCCCGTTccctgcggcggcggcggctgcgGCGGCTGCAGCGCAGTTCGCCGCCAACGGTGACGCCCTAGCCGGTGTGAAGGCAGAGGCAGCGGGCCCCACCGCGCCGCCACAGCCTCCACTCGTCAAAAGTGAAGGACCGCCACCACCGGCACCACTACCGCCAGCCAACTTCTCACCACAGCCACcgtcacagacacacacacaaaattcaatagaaaatcaaaataatacctCA CAAAGCGAAGGAGAATCAAATGAGGAGAGCACTCCTGTGAGCGTGGCGGCAGCGGTAGTGGCACAGCAAGCGGCAGCAGTGGTGGCGCAGCAAGCGGCGGCGGCTCATGCGGCCGCCGCGGCTGTCAGCGCCGCCGTCGCCGCCCAGCCTGCGCAAGACAAGACCCTCGTGCCCGTCTCACAAGCCTCGCAACCGAAACGGTTACACGTTTCCAACATACCCTTCAGATTTAGAGATCCCGATCTAAGAAATATGTTCGGG CAATATGGCACGATACTTGATGTAGAAATAATCTTCAATGAACGTGGCTCCAAG GGATTCGGTTTTGTAACATTCGCAAATAGTGGTGATGCGGAGCGAGCACGAGAGCGTCTTCACGGCACCGTGGTTGAGGGCAGAAAGATAGAG GTTAATAATGCAACAGCGAGAGTGCAGACAAAGAAACCTCCGACAGTACCTAATG TGTGTGTCCAGTGGCCCGAAG CCGCCCTGCGCGCCCgctcgccgcgcccgccgccgcccccgCACGCCCCGCACGCCCCGCACGCCGCGCCCCACACCCTCCCGCACGCCGTCCTGCCCCGCGCCGCCGCCTACGCGTCGCCGTTGCACGCGTACGCCCC TGTATATTACGACCCGTTCTTAGCAGCCGCCGCCACGGCCGACAACAACTACAGACTCCAG GCCGCGGCGGCAGCGGCAGCGGCAGCAGCGCCCCTGCTGAAGTCCCCGCTCACCACGGCGCAGcacgcggcggcggcggccgcggcCGCTAACTACGGCGCCGcggcccgcgccgccgccgccgccgccgtcagcgccgcgcccgcgcccacCGCGCTCACGCCCCTCGCTGCCAC GTACGGCAGAGAATACGCAGATCCTTATTTGGGGCACGGTATAGGACCAGTGACAGGCTACGGA ACTGCTGTGTATAGAAGCGGATACAACAGATTCGCGCCGTACTAA
- the Rbfox1 gene encoding RNA-binding Fox protein 1 isoform X5, with protein sequence MYYPVSNGNVIDTGTPTLLHMVGTGMATPFPAAAAAAAAAAQFAANGDALAGVKAEAAGPTAPPQPPLVKSEGPPPPAPLPPANFSPQPPSQTHTQNSIENQNNTSQSEGESNEESTPVSVAAAVVAQQAAAVVAQQAAAAHAAAAAVSAAVAAQPAQDKTLVPVSQASQPKRLHVSNIPFRFRDPDLRNMFGQYGTILDVEIIFNERGSKGFGFVTFANSGDAERARERLHGTVVEGRKIEVNNATARVQTKKPPTVPNVCVQWPEGLRVSGVTWPWLGAAPTAAAAPPLVLAPRAAQRRSVYYDPFLAAAATADNNYRLQAAAAAAAAAAPLLKSPLTTAQHAAAAAAAANYGAAARAAAAAAVSAAPAPTALTPLAATYGREYADPYLGHGIGPVTGYGTAVYRSGYNRFAPY encoded by the exons gtGAGTAACGGCAATGTCATCGATACGGGAACGCCAACCCTACTG CACATGGTGGGGACGGGTATGGCGACCCCGTTccctgcggcggcggcggctgcgGCGGCTGCAGCGCAGTTCGCCGCCAACGGTGACGCCCTAGCCGGTGTGAAGGCAGAGGCAGCGGGCCCCACCGCGCCGCCACAGCCTCCACTCGTCAAAAGTGAAGGACCGCCACCACCGGCACCACTACCGCCAGCCAACTTCTCACCACAGCCACcgtcacagacacacacacaaaattcaatagaaaatcaaaataatacctCA CAAAGCGAAGGAGAATCAAATGAGGAGAGCACTCCTGTGAGCGTGGCGGCAGCGGTAGTGGCACAGCAAGCGGCAGCAGTGGTGGCGCAGCAAGCGGCGGCGGCTCATGCGGCCGCCGCGGCTGTCAGCGCCGCCGTCGCCGCCCAGCCTGCGCAAGACAAGACCCTCGTGCCCGTCTCACAAGCCTCGCAACCGAAACGGTTACACGTTTCCAACATACCCTTCAGATTTAGAGATCCCGATCTAAGAAATATGTTCGGG CAATATGGCACGATACTTGATGTAGAAATAATCTTCAATGAACGTGGCTCCAAG GGATTCGGTTTTGTAACATTCGCAAATAGTGGTGATGCGGAGCGAGCACGAGAGCGTCTTCACGGCACCGTGGTTGAGGGCAGAAAGATAGAG GTTAATAATGCAACAGCGAGAGTGCAGACAAAGAAACCTCCGACAGTACCTAATG TGTGTGTCCAGTGGCCCGAAG GGCTGCGGGTGTCGGGCGTGACGTGGCCGTGGCTGGGCGCCGCGCCGACCGCCGCGGCCGCGCCGCCGCTGGTGCtggcgccgcgcgccgcgcagCGTCGCAG TGTATATTACGACCCGTTCTTAGCAGCCGCCGCCACGGCCGACAACAACTACAGACTCCAG GCCGCGGCGGCAGCGGCAGCGGCAGCAGCGCCCCTGCTGAAGTCCCCGCTCACCACGGCGCAGcacgcggcggcggcggccgcggcCGCTAACTACGGCGCCGcggcccgcgccgccgccgccgccgccgtcagcgccgcgcccgcgcccacCGCGCTCACGCCCCTCGCTGCCAC GTACGGCAGAGAATACGCAGATCCTTATTTGGGGCACGGTATAGGACCAGTGACAGGCTACGGA ACTGCTGTGTATAGAAGCGGATACAACAGATTCGCGCCGTACTAA